The Branchiostoma lanceolatum isolate klBraLanc5 chromosome 10, klBraLanc5.hap2, whole genome shotgun sequence genome has a window encoding:
- the LOC136443959 gene encoding uncharacterized protein: protein MPLRSSMKIVHWIFGVLLGLIQAPCLPLENTARSLQLTPIHQSRVAARVLADRSTRIVYERYVHVTSANVSLVKSPLELDETLPVRHRYARSFGDQTQADGVRGKGRLQNLHVVSCQMDVACDPDDPGGHCTCPKDLETFGEAKCIIPKARISHISMSNSGPVKIFCVGVTLNSEESDIIYDMHTRCKYLGGNNVKYRVYITKTVETSDTNEDKVKYRACLEPVDDR, encoded by the coding sequence ATGCCTCTGCGGTCAAGTATGAAGATTGTTCATTGGATTTTCGGCGTGCTGCTGGGCCTGATCCAGGCACCTTGTCTGCCCCTCGAAAACACAGCAAGAAGCCTCCAGCTCACCCCGATTCATCAGTCTCGCGTGGCTGCGCGAGTGTTGGCGGACAGAAGTACAAGGATAGTGTACGAGAGGTACGTTCACGTGACCAGCGCTAACGTGAGTCTCGTGAAGTCTCCACTGGAACTTGACGAGACTTTGCCCGTTCGGCATCGCTACGCACGATCCTTCGGCGACCAGACTCAGGCAGACGGCGTGCGCGGCAAGGGCAGGCTGCAGAATTTACACGTCGTCAGCTGTCAGATGGACGTGGCCTGTGACCCCGATGACCCGGGAGGTCACTGCACATGCCCAAAGGACCTGGAGACCTTCGGAGAAGCCAAGTGCATCATACCCAAGGCTAGGATCAGCCACATATCAATGTCAAACTCGGGACCCGTAAAAATCTTCTGCGTGGGGGTGACCTTGAACTCAGAAGAGTCGGACATAATCTACGACATGCACACGAGATGTAAATATTTGGGTGGAAACAATGTAAAATACCGAGTTTACATCACAAAAACTGTGGAGACCAGTGATACCAATGAAGACAAAGTTAAATATCGAGCTTGTCTAGAACCCGTAGACGATCGTTGA